Proteins encoded in a region of the Desulfurococcus sp. genome:
- a CDS encoding Clp1/GlmU family protein: MRWGKIPRLSLARGEFVKVYGPMHITITKGSVSILWRTFREGESLVVHKSRNYIIEALEDSELDVNMSNESTIQPLDEQDPYRMRVNLALDVVSRGFKRIVVIGGTDSGKSSFSTLLVNIAMSTGLKPGLVDGDLGQSNIGPPGFISLGVPEKPVLWSSEIPVYAMKFIGDIRPQGYTHVIPREIKWLLNLAESAGCNITVVDTDGWVKDPGAVYYKQHLVEVVEPDVIVVFGEGLSQYFKRYKLIGVEVYELPEPSARKIRSREERRLLRSMKYRDFLANAPLRRIPMDSILINGHPLFHGYPVDASMLEGLVEGKVVYASRIHGELNIYGSIKAVSREELAKKLGVSEVRVHNLGFEKGVYCSVGSLRGGDYPCLLEKLDFESKQVLVRTGFQGKIDILKLSPIRLREDYSEEYIGA; the protein is encoded by the coding sequence TTGAGGTGGGGTAAGATTCCGCGTTTAAGCCTCGCTAGAGGCGAGTTTGTTAAGGTATACGGCCCTATGCATATAACTATCACTAAGGGATCAGTGAGTATCCTCTGGAGGACTTTTAGGGAAGGAGAGAGCCTAGTTGTCCACAAATCGAGAAACTATATTATTGAAGCCTTAGAAGACTCAGAGCTCGATGTTAACATGAGTAATGAATCCACTATACAGCCACTAGATGAACAGGACCCCTATAGGATGAGGGTTAATCTAGCACTAGACGTGGTTTCAAGAGGATTTAAGAGAATAGTGGTTATTGGGGGCACGGATTCAGGGAAATCATCTTTTTCAACTCTACTCGTGAATATAGCTATGTCAACAGGCTTAAAGCCAGGCTTGGTAGACGGTGACCTCGGCCAGTCTAATATAGGTCCTCCCGGGTTTATCTCTCTTGGGGTACCTGAGAAGCCAGTCTTATGGAGTAGCGAGATCCCGGTTTACGCAATGAAGTTTATAGGTGATATACGGCCGCAAGGCTATACCCACGTGATTCCCAGGGAGATAAAGTGGCTGCTTAATCTCGCAGAGTCTGCTGGATGTAATATTACAGTAGTGGATACTGATGGCTGGGTTAAGGACCCCGGCGCCGTATACTACAAGCAACACCTGGTTGAAGTAGTGGAACCAGATGTCATAGTAGTTTTCGGTGAGGGTTTAAGCCAGTACTTTAAGCGGTACAAGTTGATTGGTGTTGAGGTATATGAGCTACCAGAACCCTCAGCAAGAAAAATTCGCAGCAGAGAGGAGAGAAGACTGCTGAGAAGCATGAAGTATAGGGATTTCCTGGCGAACGCGCCTTTAAGGAGGATCCCCATGGACTCCATACTCATTAATGGCCATCCACTATTCCACGGGTACCCTGTTGATGCATCTATGCTTGAAGGCCTAGTAGAGGGCAAAGTAGTCTATGCTTCACGGATCCACGGCGAACTGAACATCTATGGATCTATTAAAGCTGTCAGCAGGGAGGAACTAGCTAAGAAGCTAGGGGTAAGCGAGGTGAGAGTCCATAATTTAGGCTTTGAGAAAGGAGTCTACTGTAGTGTAGGCTCTCTAAGAGGAGGAGACTACCCTTGCCTCCTAGAGAAGCTGGACTTCGAGAGTAAGCAGGTTCTAGTTAGAACAGGATTCCAGGGAAAGATAGATATCTTAAAGCTGTCACCTATAAGGCTTAGAGAAGACTACAGCGAGGAGTACATTGGGGCCTGA
- a CDS encoding HEPN domain-containing protein produces MAREDLSVAYSIFNSDQHAASVFYAELASQKAVKALIAASGFEPGKTHRPTVVLKALISSRIVDLPVPLLLLQLGVACSIWSRGGP; encoded by the coding sequence ATGGCTCGTGAAGACTTAAGTGTTGCATACAGCATCTTCAACAGTGATCAACATGCTGCATCGGTCTTCTACGCTGAGCTTGCATCGCAGAAGGCGGTGAAGGCATTAATAGCTGCTTCAGGCTTTGAGCCTGGTAAGACACATAGGCCGACAGTTGTGTTAAAAGCTTTAATCTCCAGTAGAATTGTTGACTTACCGGTTCCACTATTACTTCTTCAACTAGGTGTTGCTTGTAGTATATGGAGCCGGGGGGGTCCTTAA
- a CDS encoding aconitase X catalytic domain-containing protein produces MYLTRLQEAMLKGEYGWSTAKAVEILVKVGESMGAERLIEIVHAHVSGVSFSNIGVYGAEFIRELYEKGGRARVYTTVNPGGVDYSSLQSIIDNSLMTQQAVIDSALTGMGFKPVFTCIPYWYRPPAPGEHLAWGESSAVIVANSIYGGFTNREGGPVTLAAALTGFTYDAGLHKLENRVIEVSIEVSREASGYPSGAIGLWIGENIREKPLLTFARRLSLLELKVLLAAMAASGSHALAVIPGWTPQGTYSLDVRENITIEAGDLEKYIGGEYSLNGEILGYTGCPHLSLEEIMEVARILRRRGYRAPRRGKLLITIPAEYPSRFKWIVSELVSRGVEIAAGTCPVVSVLRRRYDVVVTNSGKAAFYLRRIHGLRVKIAGLREVVEAVYGELAG; encoded by the coding sequence TTGTATTTAACACGCCTCCAGGAAGCCATGCTTAAAGGAGAGTACGGTTGGAGTACTGCTAAAGCTGTAGAGATACTAGTTAAAGTCGGGGAATCCATGGGTGCTGAGAGACTAATTGAGATAGTCCACGCGCACGTCTCCGGTGTATCATTTAGTAATATAGGTGTCTACGGTGCCGAGTTCATTAGAGAGCTCTACGAGAAGGGAGGAAGGGCTAGAGTATACACAACCGTGAATCCTGGAGGCGTGGACTACAGCAGCCTGCAATCAATTATAGATAACAGCTTAATGACCCAGCAGGCTGTAATAGATAGTGCTCTCACCGGGATGGGCTTCAAGCCTGTCTTCACCTGCATCCCATACTGGTATAGGCCCCCGGCTCCCGGCGAGCACTTAGCATGGGGTGAGAGTAGTGCTGTTATAGTAGCAAACTCCATCTACGGTGGATTCACGAATAGAGAAGGAGGACCTGTAACTCTAGCTGCAGCTCTCACAGGCTTCACCTATGATGCTGGACTACACAAGCTGGAGAACCGTGTTATAGAGGTAAGTATTGAGGTTTCACGTGAAGCCAGCGGCTACCCTAGTGGGGCGATCGGCCTCTGGATAGGTGAGAACATCCGTGAGAAACCGTTGCTCACCTTCGCCAGGAGGCTTAGTCTACTAGAGCTTAAAGTTCTGTTAGCAGCGATGGCTGCCTCGGGCAGCCATGCACTGGCTGTTATACCAGGCTGGACCCCTCAAGGAACATACAGTTTGGATGTCAGGGAGAATATAACTATTGAAGCAGGCGATCTCGAGAAGTATATTGGAGGAGAGTACTCGCTTAACGGCGAGATACTAGGGTATACTGGGTGCCCTCATTTAAGCTTAGAGGAGATCATGGAGGTAGCCAGGATTCTAAGGAGGAGAGGCTACCGGGCCCCTAGGAGAGGGAAGCTCTTGATAACAATTCCAGCAGAGTACCCTTCAAGATTTAAGTGGATTGTGAGCGAGCTGGTCTCAAGAGGTGTTGAAATAGCTGCAGGCACCTGCCCGGTAGTATCAGTGCTACGCAGGAGGTACGATGTAGTTGTAACTAATAGCGGTAAGGCTGCATTCTACCTTAGGAGAATACATGGGCTGCGGGTTAAGATAGCAGGGCTTAGAGAGGTGGTTGAAGCTGTCTATGGAGAGCTGGCGGGTTAA
- a CDS encoding UbiD family decarboxylase — protein MNLKTLEELAGRLGKNIVDIGLVEEGYEVTRAAWSNRDKVVVFRVRGKEWIVGYSNLVTRRQDLHGLFNSKSDEELYGILDAALNKPATLRKDDFDKYFKRAEGLLETLPFIRYYREDGGSYLTSSIVIACTREFCNSSFHRIMYHERGKATIRIVPRHLHYIVSKNSEEGRDTPVAVVLGVNPFQEIASAMTPPLGVFEISVGAALGGGDLVAETPLFKIPVPVDSSIVVEGLITRERDREGPFTDILMLVDEERMEPVFKPLAVYVSRVEDPVFHAIVPGSWEHQFLMGFPREPVIYSQVKKVAPGLKSVRLTEGGSSWLHVVISLRQQSPGEARLAGLAAITAHPSVKHVIVVDDDIDVDNPLMVEWALATRMKGSEDIIVLRDLKGSTLDPRSKDGVGDKVVFVAVKPFNEPWSKYRRVEVP, from the coding sequence TTGAATCTGAAGACTCTCGAAGAACTAGCCGGCAGGCTGGGTAAAAACATAGTTGACATAGGCTTAGTGGAGGAAGGCTACGAGGTCACTAGAGCAGCATGGAGTAATAGAGATAAGGTCGTAGTCTTCAGAGTAAGAGGTAAAGAATGGATTGTAGGCTACTCGAATCTAGTCACTAGAAGACAGGATTTACATGGGCTCTTCAATTCTAAAAGCGATGAGGAACTATATGGAATTCTAGATGCCGCCTTAAATAAGCCTGCCACTCTGAGAAAAGATGACTTCGACAAGTATTTTAAGCGTGCTGAAGGACTACTTGAAACCCTCCCATTCATAAGGTACTACAGGGAAGACGGGGGGTCATACCTCACAAGCTCTATTGTAATAGCATGCACTAGGGAGTTCTGCAATAGTAGCTTCCACAGGATAATGTATCACGAGAGAGGGAAGGCAACAATTAGAATAGTACCCAGGCACCTCCACTATATTGTCTCAAAGAACAGTGAGGAAGGCCGGGATACCCCGGTGGCAGTAGTCCTAGGTGTTAACCCGTTCCAGGAGATAGCATCAGCTATGACACCGCCTCTAGGGGTATTCGAGATTAGCGTGGGAGCAGCCCTTGGTGGCGGCGACCTAGTCGCTGAGACACCCTTATTCAAGATACCAGTTCCAGTTGACTCCAGCATAGTGGTTGAAGGCTTAATAACACGTGAAAGAGATAGAGAAGGGCCCTTCACAGACATTCTAATGCTAGTCGACGAGGAGCGAATGGAGCCTGTCTTCAAGCCTCTCGCTGTATACGTGTCTAGAGTAGAGGATCCAGTCTTTCATGCAATAGTCCCAGGTTCATGGGAACACCAGTTTCTAATGGGCTTTCCTAGGGAGCCAGTCATATACAGCCAGGTGAAGAAGGTTGCACCAGGCTTAAAGTCTGTGAGGTTAACAGAGGGCGGGTCAAGCTGGCTCCACGTAGTTATCTCGCTGAGACAACAGTCGCCGGGGGAAGCCAGGCTAGCCGGTCTTGCAGCTATAACAGCCCACCCAAGCGTCAAGCACGTCATCGTGGTTGATGACGACATAGATGTAGATAATCCATTAATGGTTGAATGGGCTTTAGCAACAAGAATGAAGGGTTCAGAGGATATAATAGTACTCCGCGACCTCAAGGGGAGCACGCTGGATCCTAGGAGCAAGGATGGAGTAGGAGATAAAGTCGTCTTCGTGGCTGTCAAGCCGTTTAACGAGCCTTGGAGTAAGTATAGGAGAGTCGAGGTCCCGTAG
- a CDS encoding DUF126 domain-containing protein, with protein sequence MESWRVKVVVDGDCEGEPVLVDQYLSFLGEVEPARGVVKTEGEEVSISGKVLVFKGSRGSTVGSYIIYALKRHGKSPACMIVKEVEPILIAGCIIAEIPLLIAVDYEEFKIFLKGKKLLRYKRGSGVIYAE encoded by the coding sequence ATGGAGAGCTGGCGGGTTAAAGTAGTAGTCGACGGTGACTGCGAGGGGGAGCCAGTACTCGTAGACCAGTACCTAAGCTTCCTAGGAGAGGTAGAACCTGCTAGAGGAGTTGTGAAAACGGAGGGGGAAGAGGTATCTATTAGTGGTAAAGTCCTAGTATTCAAGGGGAGTAGAGGGAGTACTGTAGGCTCCTACATAATCTACGCGCTGAAGCGTCACGGTAAGTCACCAGCCTGCATGATCGTGAAGGAAGTTGAACCCATACTGATAGCAGGATGCATTATAGCTGAGATACCCCTGCTAATCGCAGTAGACTACGAGGAATTCAAGATTTTTTTGAAAGGAAAGAAGCTGTTGAGGTATAAGCGGGGCTCAGGTGTAATCTATGCTGAATAA
- the tmk gene encoding dTMP kinase: protein MLNKGYFIVLEGVDGAGKTSIALRLVSELNRMGFKAAYTYEPTDSEIVKVIKSRYNNLRDPYIDALTFALDRLLHIKEKIKPLLEEHAIVVSDRYFYSSVAYQSASGAPFEWILEVNKYALKPDLAVYLDVDPQEGLSRKASASSRFPEYEEVEFLRRVREAYLRMVGMGLLLSINASRPLEHVYEDVWRAVYSLISRGM from the coding sequence ATGCTGAATAAGGGATACTTTATAGTGCTAGAGGGGGTTGATGGAGCTGGTAAGACAAGCATAGCTTTAAGACTAGTCAGCGAGCTTAATAGAATGGGGTTCAAGGCAGCCTACACCTATGAGCCAACAGACTCCGAGATAGTTAAAGTAATTAAGTCACGCTACAATAACCTGAGGGACCCATACATAGATGCATTAACCTTCGCGCTCGACAGGCTACTACACATTAAGGAGAAGATTAAGCCTCTCCTCGAGGAGCACGCTATAGTAGTCTCTGATAGATACTTCTATAGTAGTGTAGCCTACCAGTCAGCTAGTGGAGCACCATTCGAATGGATCCTAGAGGTAAACAAGTATGCTCTTAAACCAGATCTAGCAGTATACCTGGATGTGGATCCCCAGGAGGGGCTCTCAAGAAAAGCCAGCGCGTCATCTAGATTCCCTGAGTACGAGGAGGTAGAGTTCCTCAGAAGGGTGCGAGAAGCCTATCTTAGGATGGTGGGGATGGGGTTACTCCTGAGTATTAATGCGTCGAGACCCCTAGAACACGTATACGAGGATGTATGGAGGGCTGTATACAGCTTAATATCACGTGGGATGTAA
- a CDS encoding AAA family ATPase: protein MIFIGLYTGNPEIDELIDKSTVATFYGVAGAGKTIMLLVIASRFCRNKECIYISTEGTLHYERVAASPEDYEWSLFTEVYDLEKLVDLATFIRLQGFQGVFVDSVNSLFRLKALNEGALSKLAYIMASLRKSVEETGGKAFMSAKVKAEEGEDTPVGESVLKYYSDLVVHLGLMGDKRYARIVKPEGSGRKYLYVITERGITWLSENT from the coding sequence GTGATTTTTATAGGATTATACACAGGGAACCCCGAGATAGATGAACTCATAGATAAGTCTACAGTAGCCACATTCTACGGTGTAGCCGGGGCTGGGAAAACCATTATGCTGCTAGTAATAGCAAGCAGGTTCTGCAGGAACAAGGAGTGCATCTACATTTCAACTGAGGGGACACTCCACTACGAGAGAGTAGCTGCTAGTCCAGAAGACTACGAGTGGAGTCTCTTTACTGAAGTATATGATCTCGAGAAGCTTGTAGATCTAGCTACATTTATCCGCCTTCAGGGCTTTCAGGGAGTCTTCGTGGATAGCGTTAACTCGCTCTTCAGGCTTAAAGCACTCAATGAGGGAGCACTCTCCAAACTAGCATACATCATGGCGTCTCTGAGAAAAAGTGTCGAGGAGACTGGCGGTAAAGCCTTCATGTCCGCTAAGGTGAAGGCTGAGGAGGGGGAAGATACGCCTGTAGGTGAATCCGTCTTAAAATACTACTCGGATCTAGTAGTGCATCTAGGTTTAATGGGCGATAAAAGATACGCCAGGATAGTTAAGCCGGAAGGTAGTGGAAGAAAATACCTGTACGTGATTACTGAGAGGGGTATTACATGGCTCTCGGAGAATACATAG
- a CDS encoding UPF0147 family protein, translated as MSRAPDNEVKLRSAIYLLMSIINDTAVPRNIRRAATEALNHLRDERYTLGVRAANAVGALDQVSQDPNMPLSARTKIWQVIAILETIHD; from the coding sequence TTGAGCCGGGCTCCTGACAACGAGGTTAAATTAAGGAGCGCTATATACCTTTTAATGAGTATTATTAATGATACTGCTGTTCCAAGAAATATTAGGAGAGCTGCTACTGAGGCGTTAAATCATTTACGCGATGAGCGGTATACTCTTGGAGTTAGAGCAGCGAACGCTGTAGGAGCATTAGACCAGGTAAGCCAGGATCCAAACATGCCTTTAAGCGCTAGGACAAAGATATGGCAGGTTATAGCAATACTCGAGACAATACATGATTAA